One window of the Reyranella humidisoli genome contains the following:
- a CDS encoding ADYC domain-containing protein, translating to MFRSFTAAVLTLSAIAIPAHADSAPKIAVQGTEFVVTVADGRERRSAELIGAVLTVRVSGRPMRLRIAAVERDPNDRTGSIWLHTLERPLSDGTWTNVCNAGPDGRRQAFPLDGGPHGLELSCTGGAIAKCVRFGYRRWDVGADGAPLAPLHAACVRMVRADYGGDRGWTKNGMRIDLYDSRGVQKPDNAPEDAFEAGWTPDGAVCVRHVRVKENVTLAELEATYPALRGRTGEICTEEFARAHGAILFNRSPP from the coding sequence ATGTTCCGCTCGTTCACCGCCGCCGTCCTGACCCTCTCTGCTATCGCGATTCCCGCTCATGCCGACAGCGCGCCGAAGATCGCCGTGCAGGGCACCGAGTTCGTCGTTACCGTGGCTGACGGCCGAGAGCGGCGCAGCGCCGAGCTGATCGGCGCCGTGCTCACGGTGCGGGTGTCGGGCCGGCCGATGCGGCTGCGCATCGCGGCGGTGGAGCGGGACCCGAACGACCGGACGGGCAGCATATGGTTGCATACGCTGGAGCGACCGCTGTCCGATGGCACGTGGACCAATGTCTGCAACGCCGGACCCGATGGCCGGCGGCAGGCCTTTCCGCTCGATGGCGGGCCTCACGGGCTCGAACTGAGCTGCACCGGCGGCGCCATCGCCAAGTGCGTGCGCTTCGGCTACCGGCGCTGGGACGTCGGCGCCGACGGTGCCCCGCTGGCGCCGCTGCATGCCGCCTGCGTTCGTATGGTACGCGCCGACTATGGCGGGGACCGCGGCTGGACGAAGAACGGCATGCGCATCGACCTCTACGACAGCCGGGGCGTCCAGAAGCCCGACAATGCGCCCGAGGACGCTTTCGAGGCGGGCTGGACCCCGGACGGCGCGGTCTGCGTCCGCCATGTCCGCGTAAAGGAGAACGTCACGCTGGCCGAGCTGGAGGCAACATATCCGGCATTGCGCGGCCGCACCGGTGAGATTTGCACCGAGGAATTCGCCCGCGCCCATGGCGCCATCCTGTTCAACAGATCGCCGCCGTGA
- a CDS encoding response regulator, whose amino-acid sequence MDKRQHIVVVEDEPAQRQLLLDYLSKQGFRVTGFESGLGLRSMIERELPALVLLDVGLPGEDGFAIARWLREKSGKVCIIMVTAAGDTVDRVVGLETGADDYIPKPFDPRELLARIKSVLRRAGGAAASTAGSRVRMGRRVLDLDKRVLVDADGTEETLAASEFDLLKLFAENPNRPLARDWLLETVGHREMETFDRAIDLRITRLRRKIEKDAAHPEAIRTVRGVGYMFVPPKD is encoded by the coding sequence ATGGACAAGCGTCAGCACATCGTCGTCGTCGAGGACGAGCCGGCCCAGCGACAGCTCCTGCTCGATTACCTGAGCAAGCAGGGCTTCCGGGTCACCGGCTTCGAATCGGGGTTGGGCTTGCGCAGCATGATCGAACGCGAGCTGCCGGCGCTGGTGCTGCTCGATGTCGGCCTGCCCGGCGAGGACGGTTTCGCCATCGCCCGCTGGCTGCGCGAGAAGAGCGGCAAGGTCTGCATCATCATGGTCACGGCGGCCGGCGACACGGTCGACCGCGTGGTCGGCCTCGAGACCGGCGCCGACGACTACATTCCGAAGCCATTCGATCCGCGCGAACTGTTGGCGCGCATCAAAAGCGTGCTGCGCCGCGCAGGCGGGGCGGCGGCCTCCACGGCCGGGTCGCGCGTGCGCATGGGCCGGCGGGTGCTCGATCTCGACAAGCGGGTGCTGGTCGATGCCGACGGGACCGAGGAGACCCTCGCCGCTAGCGAGTTCGACCTCCTGAAGCTGTTCGCCGAGAATCCCAACCGTCCGCTGGCGCGCGACTGGCTGCTCGAAACGGTGGGCCATCGTGAGATGGAGACGTTCGACCGGGCCATCGATCTCAGGATCACGCGGCTCCGGCGCAAGATCGAGAAGGATGCGGCCCATCCCGAGGCCATCCGCACCGTGCGCGGCGTGGGCTACATGTTCGTGCCGCCCAAGGACTGA
- the recA gene encoding recombinase RecA, with protein MSAMLKVVEKEGMESKNKALDAALAQIERAFGKGSIMKLGQREALEIESISTGSLGLDIALGIGGLPKGRIVEIYGPESSGKTTLALHVIAEAQKKSGSCAFIDAEHALDPGYAKKLGVDIGNLLISQPDAGEQALEIADTLVRSGAIDVLVIDSVAALVPRAELEGEMGDSLPGLHARLMSQALRKLTASISKSNTLVIFINQIRMKIGVMFGSPETTTGGNALKFYASVRLDIRRIGALKDKDEVVGNATRVKVVKNKVAPPFKVVEFDIMYGEGVSKSGELIDLGEKAGVVEKSGSWYSYDGTRIGQGRENAKNYLKEHPEVANAIENKVRANAGILANALMEGGKEDDEDDE; from the coding sequence ATGTCGGCGATGCTCAAGGTGGTCGAAAAAGAAGGCATGGAAAGCAAGAACAAGGCGCTGGACGCTGCTCTCGCCCAGATCGAGCGCGCCTTCGGCAAGGGTTCCATCATGAAGCTGGGCCAGCGCGAGGCTCTGGAGATCGAATCGATCTCGACCGGCTCGCTGGGCCTCGATATCGCGCTGGGCATCGGCGGCCTGCCCAAGGGTCGCATCGTCGAAATCTACGGGCCGGAAAGCTCGGGCAAGACGACGCTCGCGCTGCACGTCATCGCGGAAGCCCAGAAGAAGAGCGGCTCCTGCGCCTTCATCGACGCCGAGCACGCGCTCGATCCCGGGTATGCCAAGAAGCTGGGCGTCGACATCGGCAACCTGCTGATCTCCCAGCCGGATGCCGGCGAGCAGGCGCTCGAGATCGCAGACACGCTGGTGCGCTCCGGCGCCATCGACGTGCTGGTGATCGACTCGGTCGCCGCCCTCGTGCCGCGCGCCGAACTCGAAGGCGAGATGGGCGATTCGCTGCCCGGCCTGCACGCCCGCCTGATGAGCCAGGCGCTGCGCAAGCTCACCGCCTCGATCTCCAAGTCGAACACGCTGGTGATTTTCATCAACCAGATCCGCATGAAGATCGGCGTCATGTTCGGCAGCCCGGAGACGACGACGGGTGGCAATGCGCTGAAGTTCTACGCCTCGGTCCGCCTCGACATCCGCCGTATCGGCGCGCTCAAGGACAAGGACGAGGTCGTCGGCAACGCCACGCGCGTCAAGGTCGTGAAGAACAAGGTGGCGCCGCCGTTCAAGGTCGTCGAGTTCGACATCATGTACGGCGAGGGCGTCTCCAAGAGCGGCGAGCTGATCGACCTCGGCGAGAAGGCCGGCGTCGTCGAGAAATCGGGCTCCTGGTACTCCTACGACGGCACCCGCATCGGCCAGGGCCGCGAGAACGCCAAGAATTACCTCAAGGAGCACCCCGAGGTCGCCAACGCGATCGAGAACAAGGTGCGCGCCAACGCCGGCATCCTCGCCAATGCCTTGATGGAAGGCGGTAAGGAAGACGACGAGGACGACGAATAG
- a CDS encoding YkgJ family cysteine cluster protein — protein sequence MAAEAHSTATLRLSVGDLRIVHPITVPTGPVAAADVVPALQGLVNTVVAAAEAGKAISCRKGCGACCRQLVPISRTEAERLMVTVANLPAERRATLEARFSAAGAALAAADLKERKGRPDRELSTGYFALGIPCPFLEEESCSIHPDRPLVCREYLVTSPAELCAGPEQEGVTPVPVPKVSLAARGLQDEREDWFPLALLMDWAKTRPKTGARRTGPEWIQKFLKGMSRKS from the coding sequence ATGGCCGCCGAGGCCCATTCTACCGCCACTCTTCGCCTCTCCGTGGGCGACCTCAGGATCGTCCATCCGATCACCGTGCCGACCGGCCCGGTGGCAGCCGCGGACGTCGTCCCAGCCCTGCAGGGGCTGGTGAACACGGTCGTCGCGGCGGCGGAAGCCGGCAAAGCCATTTCCTGCCGCAAGGGGTGCGGCGCCTGCTGCCGCCAGCTCGTGCCGATCTCGCGCACGGAGGCTGAACGGCTGATGGTGACCGTGGCCAACCTGCCGGCCGAGCGGCGCGCCACGCTGGAGGCCCGCTTCTCCGCCGCCGGGGCGGCATTGGCTGCCGCCGATCTCAAGGAGCGCAAGGGCCGGCCCGACCGGGAACTGTCGACCGGCTACTTCGCGCTGGGCATCCCCTGCCCGTTCCTCGAGGAGGAAAGCTGCTCGATCCATCCGGACCGGCCGCTGGTCTGCCGCGAATATCTCGTCACCTCGCCTGCGGAACTCTGCGCCGGGCCCGAGCAGGAAGGCGTTACACCTGTGCCGGTGCCCAAGGTCTCCCTGGCCGCGCGCGGACTACAGGACGAACGCGAGGACTGGTTCCCGCTGGCGCTGCTGATGGACTGGGCGAAGACGCGGCCGAAGACCGGCGCGCGGCGCACGGGACCGGAGTGGATCCAGAAGTTCCTGAAGGGGATGTCGCGGAAGTCCTGA
- the alaS gene encoding alanine--tRNA ligase → MQSVSEIRRTFLEYFRKNGHEVVESSPLVPRNDPTLMFTNAGMVQFKNVFTGLETRSYSRAATSQKCVRAGGKHNDLENVGYTARHHTFFEMLGNFSFGDYFKEHAIELAWNLLTRDYGLPKDKLLVTVYHTDDEAAGHWKKIAGLSDDKIIRIPTSDNFWAMGDTGPCGPCSEIFYDHGEGIPGGPPGSPDQDGDRFIEIWNLVFMQFEQVTKEERVALPKPSIDTGMGLERLATVLQHKHNNYDIDLFRALIEAAAHEINVDPDGKQSASLKVIADHLRATSFLIADGVLPSNEGRGYVLRRIMRRAMRHAHILGAQDPVIFKLVPTLVHEMGDAYPELSRAQPLITETLKLEETRFKKTLGTGLKLLEDETKDLGAGGTLKGEVAFKLYDTFGFPLDLTQDVLRARDIKVDTAGFETSMDEQRAKARAAWSGSGETADQAIWFDVRQKAGATEFLGYDTERAEGQIKAILLDGKEVGSLKAGQTGWIVTNQTPFYAESGGQQGDAGKLVSGSNEAEISDVQKMVGDLHAHHATIVKGELKVGDDLVMTIDPVRRAQLRAHHSATHLLHEALRRHLGKHVTQKGSLVAPDRLRFDISHTKAVSAEELRRIEDEVNDRIRHNSAVETRLMTPDEAIAAGAMALFGEKYGDEVRVLSMGGDPEVPGRERYSVELCGGTHARRTGDIGLFKIVGEGAVAAGVRRIEALAGNAAEAHVRHQADLLAEAAAALKVRPEDLPARLTALVEGQKKIERELSDARKALALAGGGSGGGSAVDEVRDVGGVKLIGRVLNGVPGKDLKSMADEFKKKLGSGVVALIGVEDGKASAVVGVTADLVKTHSAVELVKAGVAALGGKGGGGRPDMAQGGGPDGTKASDALKAIETALAGGR, encoded by the coding sequence ATGCAAAGCGTCAGCGAAATCCGTCGTACCTTCCTAGAGTACTTCCGCAAGAACGGCCACGAAGTCGTCGAGTCGAGCCCCCTGGTGCCTCGCAACGACCCGACGCTGATGTTCACGAACGCCGGCATGGTCCAGTTCAAGAACGTCTTCACGGGCCTTGAAACGCGCTCCTACTCGCGGGCGGCGACCTCGCAGAAGTGCGTCCGCGCGGGCGGCAAGCACAACGATCTCGAGAACGTGGGCTACACGGCCCGCCACCACACCTTCTTCGAGATGCTGGGCAACTTCTCGTTCGGCGACTACTTCAAGGAACATGCGATCGAGCTGGCCTGGAATCTCCTGACCCGGGACTACGGCCTGCCCAAGGACAAGCTGCTGGTCACGGTCTATCACACCGACGACGAGGCGGCCGGCCACTGGAAGAAGATCGCGGGCCTGTCCGACGACAAGATCATCCGCATCCCGACCTCGGACAATTTCTGGGCGATGGGCGACACCGGCCCCTGCGGCCCGTGCTCGGAGATCTTCTACGATCACGGCGAAGGCATCCCCGGCGGACCGCCGGGCAGCCCGGACCAGGACGGCGACCGGTTCATCGAGATCTGGAACCTGGTCTTCATGCAGTTCGAGCAGGTGACAAAGGAAGAGCGCGTCGCGCTGCCCAAGCCGTCGATCGACACTGGCATGGGCCTGGAGCGCCTCGCGACCGTCCTGCAGCACAAGCACAACAATTACGACATCGACCTGTTCCGTGCCCTGATCGAAGCCGCGGCGCACGAGATCAACGTCGATCCCGACGGCAAGCAGAGCGCGTCGCTCAAGGTGATCGCCGACCATCTGCGCGCGACCTCCTTCCTGATCGCCGACGGCGTGCTGCCGTCGAACGAAGGCCGTGGCTACGTGCTCCGCCGCATCATGCGCCGAGCCATGCGCCACGCCCACATCCTGGGCGCGCAGGACCCGGTGATCTTCAAGCTGGTGCCGACGCTGGTGCACGAGATGGGCGATGCCTATCCCGAGCTGTCGCGCGCGCAGCCGCTGATCACCGAGACGCTGAAGCTCGAGGAGACGCGCTTCAAGAAGACGCTGGGCACCGGCCTGAAGCTGCTCGAGGACGAGACGAAGGACCTGGGCGCCGGCGGCACGCTGAAGGGCGAGGTCGCGTTCAAGCTCTACGACACCTTCGGATTCCCGCTCGACCTCACGCAGGACGTGCTGCGCGCGCGCGACATCAAGGTCGACACGGCGGGCTTCGAGACCTCGATGGACGAGCAGCGCGCCAAGGCACGCGCGGCCTGGTCCGGCTCGGGCGAGACCGCCGACCAGGCGATCTGGTTCGACGTGCGCCAGAAGGCCGGCGCCACCGAATTCCTGGGCTACGACACCGAACGCGCCGAGGGCCAGATCAAGGCGATCCTGCTCGACGGCAAGGAAGTCGGCTCGCTGAAGGCCGGCCAGACCGGCTGGATCGTGACCAACCAGACTCCGTTCTACGCCGAGTCCGGCGGCCAGCAGGGCGACGCGGGCAAGCTGGTAAGCGGCAGCAACGAGGCCGAGATCAGCGACGTCCAGAAGATGGTGGGCGATCTGCACGCGCATCACGCGACGATCGTGAAGGGCGAGCTGAAGGTCGGCGACGATCTGGTCATGACCATCGACCCGGTCCGCCGTGCCCAGCTCCGCGCCCATCACTCCGCGACCCATCTGCTGCATGAGGCGCTGCGTCGCCATCTCGGCAAGCACGTGACGCAGAAGGGCTCGCTGGTCGCGCCCGACCGCCTGCGCTTCGACATCAGCCACACCAAGGCGGTGTCGGCCGAGGAACTGCGCCGTATCGAGGATGAGGTGAACGATCGCATCCGCCACAACTCGGCGGTCGAGACGCGCCTCATGACGCCGGACGAGGCGATTGCCGCCGGCGCCATGGCGCTGTTCGGCGAGAAGTACGGCGACGAGGTGCGCGTGCTCTCGATGGGCGGTGACCCCGAGGTTCCGGGGCGCGAGCGGTATTCGGTCGAACTCTGCGGCGGCACACATGCGCGCCGGACCGGCGACATCGGCCTGTTCAAGATCGTCGGCGAGGGCGCGGTCGCGGCCGGCGTCCGTCGCATCGAGGCGCTGGCCGGCAATGCGGCCGAGGCGCATGTCCGGCACCAGGCCGACCTGCTGGCCGAGGCGGCCGCTGCCCTCAAGGTCCGCCCCGAGGATCTGCCGGCGAGGCTCACGGCCCTGGTCGAGGGCCAGAAGAAGATCGAGCGCGAACTGTCCGATGCCCGCAAGGCGCTGGCGCTGGCCGGGGGCGGCTCGGGCGGCGGTTCCGCGGTCGACGAGGTGCGCGACGTCGGCGGCGTGAAGCTGATCGGCCGCGTGCTGAATGGGGTGCCGGGCAAGGACCTCAAGAGCATGGCCGACGAGTTCAAGAAGAAGCTGGGTTCGGGCGTCGTGGCGCTGATCGGCGTCGAGGACGGCAAGGCCTCGGCGGTGGTCGGCGTGACCGCAGATCTGGTGAAGACCCACAGCGCGGTCGAACTGGTGAAGGCGGGTGTCGCGGCGCTGGGCGGCAAGGGCGGCGGCGGCCGGCCGGACATGGCGCAGGGCGGCGGTCCTGACGGGACCAAGGCTTCGGACGCGCTGAAGGCCATCGAGACGGCGCTCGCGGGTGGCAGATGA
- a CDS encoding PRC-barrel domain-containing protein — MTDLSITPRNLIAADRVNGTDVYNLQGDKLGTVADIMIDKVSGRAIYAVMSFGGFLGIGEKHHPLPWSTLKYDERQGGYVVALDKKVLEGAPTFDDSETFSWTPDYGRQVDKYYNAPSYW, encoded by the coding sequence ATGACCGACCTGTCTATCACGCCGAGGAACCTGATCGCCGCCGATCGCGTCAACGGTACCGACGTCTACAATCTCCAGGGCGACAAGCTCGGCACCGTCGCAGACATCATGATCGACAAGGTGAGCGGACGCGCCATCTACGCCGTCATGTCGTTCGGCGGCTTTCTCGGCATTGGCGAGAAGCACCATCCCCTGCCGTGGTCGACTCTGAAGTACGACGAGCGCCAGGGCGGATATGTCGTGGCCCTCGACAAAAAGGTGCTCGAAGGGGCGCCGACCTTCGACGATTCGGAGACCTTCAGCTGGACGCCGGATTACGGCCGCCAGGTCGACAAGTACTACAACGCCCCGAGCTACTGGTAA
- a CDS encoding nuclear transport factor 2 family protein — MTQHDEIESFAVTGAIAQTLQRYVDGARTGDIALLRSAFAEGARVSGSYGGRPVTWSLDEFCDAVAKGGPAPGLEARIVSIDPAGGAAMARLEALNWRGTRYTDFFVMTWREGGWIIDSKVFYAHTRA; from the coding sequence ATGACCCAACACGACGAGATCGAGAGCTTTGCCGTCACCGGCGCGATCGCGCAGACGCTCCAGCGTTATGTTGACGGCGCCCGAACCGGCGACATCGCCCTGCTGCGTTCGGCCTTTGCCGAGGGCGCCCGCGTGAGCGGCAGTTATGGGGGCAGGCCCGTGACCTGGAGCCTCGACGAATTCTGCGATGCCGTTGCCAAGGGCGGCCCGGCTCCCGGACTGGAAGCCCGTATCGTATCGATTGATCCGGCCGGTGGAGCCGCGATGGCCCGGCTGGAAGCGCTCAACTGGCGCGGTACGCGTTACACGGATTTTTTCGTGATGACGTGGAGGGAGGGCGGCTGGATCATCGACAGCAAGGTATTTTACGCCCACACGAGAGCCTGA
- a CDS encoding Lrp/AsnC family transcriptional regulator produces the protein MPKDDLDAIDRRILAALQADGRLSNVDLAEKIGLSPSPCLRRVNRLEREGYVEGYRAMLGRRRIGLGLTVFVGVKIDGHADDRATTFEQEVVACPEVVSCHMVAGDADYLLEVTVSDLDAYQRFLVGKLLNLPLVREVKSTIAIQTLKAGGALPLEHLAP, from the coding sequence ATGCCAAAGGACGATCTCGACGCCATCGACCGGCGGATTCTGGCGGCGCTGCAGGCCGATGGACGCCTCAGCAACGTCGACCTCGCGGAGAAGATCGGCCTGTCGCCATCGCCCTGCCTGCGCCGGGTCAACCGGCTGGAGCGCGAAGGGTATGTCGAAGGCTATCGCGCCATGCTCGGGCGCAGGCGGATCGGGCTCGGCCTCACGGTATTCGTCGGCGTGAAGATCGACGGCCATGCCGACGATCGCGCCACGACCTTCGAGCAGGAGGTCGTCGCGTGCCCGGAAGTCGTCTCCTGCCACATGGTGGCCGGCGATGCCGACTACCTGCTCGAAGTCACCGTGTCCGACCTCGACGCCTATCAGCGCTTTCTCGTCGGCAAGCTCCTGAACCTGCCGCTGGTTCGCGAAGTCAAGAGCACCATCGCGATCCAGACCCTGAAGGCAGGCGGGGCGCTACCGCTGGAGCACCTGGCCCCGTAG
- a CDS encoding LLM class flavin-dependent oxidoreductase, producing MKFGIFYELQLPRPWAPGDEHRLYQNALDQVELADRLGYDHAWQVEHHFLEEYSHSPSPESFLAAASQRTKNIRLGHGIFQVTTNHPTRVAERVATLDLLSSGRCEFGMGESASITELEPFGVTMENKREIFEEAVRAIMPMFKDGPSEHAGKVWNIPLRMVVPKPLQKPHPPLWVACSQLQTLTKAGEWGMGALGFQFVSADAAHAWVHAYYNAFVKRQKKLADYKTNPNIALVSFFMCAKTDEEARARADGDTFFQFALRFYGQSADRRRPAAGTVNMWEEYEKWKKANPEQHAASLRGGLIGSPDTIRRKLKKFQESNIDQVVLLNQAGKNRHEDICESLELFAKEVMPEFQGAHPELLKWKERVLNREIDLAEIDTTAFTDRYGGTMKGIAPGTQAATQGVRAAE from the coding sequence ATGAAATTCGGCATCTTCTACGAGCTGCAACTGCCCCGCCCGTGGGCGCCCGGAGACGAGCATCGGCTCTATCAGAACGCGCTCGACCAGGTCGAGCTGGCGGACCGGCTGGGCTACGACCATGCGTGGCAGGTCGAGCATCACTTCCTCGAAGAGTATTCCCACTCGCCCTCCCCTGAGTCCTTCCTCGCGGCGGCGAGCCAGCGGACCAAGAACATCCGCCTCGGCCACGGCATCTTCCAGGTGACGACCAATCATCCGACGCGCGTCGCGGAGCGGGTCGCGACGCTCGACCTTCTGTCGAGCGGGCGCTGCGAGTTCGGCATGGGCGAGAGCGCCTCGATCACCGAGCTCGAGCCGTTCGGCGTCACGATGGAGAACAAGCGCGAGATCTTCGAGGAAGCGGTCCGCGCCATCATGCCGATGTTCAAGGACGGGCCCAGCGAGCATGCGGGCAAGGTCTGGAACATCCCGCTGCGCATGGTCGTGCCGAAGCCGCTGCAGAAGCCGCACCCGCCGCTGTGGGTCGCCTGCTCGCAGCTGCAGACGCTGACCAAGGCCGGTGAATGGGGCATGGGGGCGCTCGGCTTCCAGTTCGTCTCGGCCGACGCCGCGCACGCCTGGGTGCACGCCTACTACAACGCCTTCGTGAAGCGGCAAAAGAAGCTCGCCGACTACAAGACCAATCCCAACATCGCGCTGGTCAGCTTCTTCATGTGTGCCAAGACCGACGAGGAGGCGCGCGCCCGCGCCGACGGCGACACGTTCTTCCAGTTCGCGCTGCGCTTCTACGGCCAATCGGCCGACCGGCGCCGGCCGGCCGCCGGCACGGTCAACATGTGGGAAGAGTACGAGAAGTGGAAGAAGGCCAATCCGGAGCAGCACGCGGCCTCGCTGCGCGGCGGCCTGATCGGCTCGCCGGACACGATCCGGCGCAAGCTGAAGAAGTTCCAGGAGTCGAACATCGACCAGGTCGTCCTGCTGAACCAGGCCGGCAAGAACCGCCACGAGGACATCTGCGAATCGCTGGAGCTGTTCGCGAAGGAAGTCATGCCCGAGTTTCAGGGCGCGCATCCCGAGTTGCTGAAGTGGAAGGAGCGCGTGCTCAACCGCGAGATCGACCTGGCGGAGATCGACACGACCGCTTTCACCGACCGCTACGGCGGCACGATGAAGGGCATCGCACCGGGAACTCAAGCGGCGACGCAGGGCGTGCGCGCCGCCGAGTGA